The segment CTGGGCTTCGGCGAGATCATCCGCATCCTGCTACGCAACATGACGGACCTCACCGGCGGCCCCAACGGGATCAGTGGCATCGAAAAACCCACCTTGTTCGGCTTGTCCTTCGACCGCCGCGCCGCCGAAGGCATGCAGACCTTCCACGAGTATTTCGGCGTGGCCTACAACTCGGTGAACAAGGTGATCTTCCTCTACCTGATCGCCCTGCTGCTGGTGCTGCTGACGCTGTTCGTGATCAACCGCCTGCTGCGCATGCCGATCGGTCGCGCCTGGGAAGCCCTGCGCGAGGACGAGATCGCCTGTCGCGCACTGGGCATGAACCCGACCGTGATCAAGCTCTCGGCCTTCACCCTCGGCGCCACCTTCGCCGGGTTCGCCGGCAGCTTCTTCGCCGCGCGCCAGGGGCTGGTTTCGCCGGAATCCTTCACCTTCATCGAGTCGGCGATCATTCTCGCCATCGTGGTGCTCGGCGGCATGGGGTCGCAACTGGGGGTCATCCTCGCGGCCATCGTGATGATCCTGCTCCCGGAGCTGATGCGCGAGTTCAGCGAGTACCGAATGCTGATGTTCGGCGCAATGATGGTTCTGATGATGATCTGGCGTCCGCAGGGCCTGCTGCCCATGCAACGCCCGCACCTGGAGCTGAAGCAATGAGTCGCCCGATTCTGGAAGTACGTGGCCTGACCATGCGCTTCGGCGGCCTGCTGGCCGTCAACAACGTGGCCCTGAACGTACAGGAAAAGCAGGTGGTCTCGATGATCGGCCCCAATGGCGCCGGCAAGACCACCGTATTCAACTGCCTGACCGGTTTCTACCAGCCGACCGACGGTGAGATCCTCATCGAGGGCGAGGCTATCCACGGCCTGCCCGGCCATCAGATCGCTCGCAAGGGCGTGGTGCGGACCTTTCAGAACGTCCGGCTGTTCAAGGACATGACGGCGGTCGAGAACCTGCTGGTCGCCCAGCATCGCCACCTGAACACCAACTTCCTGGCCGGCCTGTTCAAGACCCCGGGGTTCCGCCATAGCGAGCGCCAGGCGATGGACTTCGCCCGACACTGGCTCGAGCGGGTCGACCTGGTCGATGTCGCCAACCGCCCTGCCGGCACGCTGGCCTACGGTCAGCAGCGGCGCCTGGAGATCGCCCGCTGCATGATGACGCGCCCGCGCATCCTCATGCTCGACGAGCCGGCGGCCGGCCTGAACCCCAAGGAAACCGAGGACCTGAAGGCCCTGATCGGCATGCTCCGGCAGGACCACGGTGTCACGGTGCTGCTGATCGAGCACGACATGAAGCTGGTGATGAGCATTTCCGACCATATCTACGTGATCAACCAGGGCACGCCCCTGGCAGACGGGACGCCGGAGCAGATCCGCAATAATCCGGATGTGATCAAGGCCTACCTGGGAGAGGCGTAAGCGATGCTGACTTTCGAGAACGTCTCGACCTTCTACGGCAAGATCCAGGCGCTGCACGAGGTGAACGTGCACGTCGAGCGGGGAGAAATCGTCACGCTGATCGGCGCCAATGGCGCGGGCAAGTCCACTCTGCTGATGACGCTATGCGGCTCGCCACAGGCGGCCAGCGGCAGCATCCGCTTCGAGGGTGAGGAGCTGGTGGGCCAGCAGAGCTGCGACATCATGCGCAAGGCGATTGCGGTGGTCCCCGAGGGGCGCCGCATATTTGCGCGCCTGACGGTGGAGGAAAACCTGGCGATGGGCGGCTTCTTCACCGAGAAAGGCGCCTACCAGGAGCAGCTGCACAAGGTTCTGGAGCTGTTCCCTCGGCTCAAGGAGCGCTACCAGCAACGCGGCGGCACCATGTCTGGCGGCGAGCAGCAAATGCTCGCCATTGGCCGCGCGCTGATGAGCAAGCCGAAGCTCCTGTTGCTGGACGAGCCTTCGCTCGGCCTGGCCCCGATCGTCATCCAGCAGATCTTCGAGATCATCGAGCAGTTGCGAGAGGACGGCGTGACCGTGTTCCTGGTCGAGCAGAATGCCAACCAGGCCTTGAAGCTCGCCGACCGCGGCTATGTGCTGGAGAACGGGCACATCGTGATGCAGGGAAGCGGCCACGACCTGCTCACCGATCCCAAGGTGCGCGAGGCCTACCTGGGCGCGTGAAGCCAAGTGCATGCCGGCGGCCTTCGCCCCGGCATGCGGCCCTACCGCCACGCAGACGGCAGGCGCAAGGAGGGCTCACGCCCTCGGCAGCGTGACGCCGGTCTGCCCCTGATACTTGCCGCCGCGATCCCGGTAGGACACTTCGCACGCTTCATCGGACTGCAGGAAGAGCATCTGCGCCACCCCTTCGTTGGCGTAGATCTTCGCTGGCAAGGTAGTGGTGTTGGAGAACTCGAGCGTCACGTGGCCTTCCCACTCCGGCTCGAGCGGCGTGACATTGACGATGATGCCGCAACGCGCATAGGTGCTCTTGCCCAGGCATATAGTCAGCACGTCGCGCGGAATGCGGAAATACTCCACGGTGCGCGCCAGCGCAAAGGAGTTCGGCGGAATGATGCACACCGGCCCTTTCACATCGACAAAGCTCTTCTCGTCGAAGTGCTTCGGATCGACGGTCGCCGAGTGGATATTGGTGAATACCTTGAACTCGTCCGCGCAGCGCACATCGTAGCCGTAGCTGGAAACGCCGTACGAGATCAGTCGCTCGCTACCCTCGGTACGTACCTGGCGCTCGACGAACGGCTCGATCATGCCGTGTTCCTGGGCCATGCGGCGAATCCACTTGTCCGATTTAATGCTCATGGCGGCGTCCTGATCTGGCTGGTTTCTGAGAATAAAAGCAGCGTGCATCTTACCGGCGCCGTTGGTGCTCTCCAAGTCCGCACGAAGGGCGGAAAAGCATGGCCCCAGGCCAGCCCCGAGGCACGACCACACGCCACAGAAGGAAATCGAAAAATAAAGCTCGCTTTGCTGGAGAAAACGGGTATTGTTAGCCCGCTGTTGCTGCAAAGTGTCACCGTGAATCGCTCGAAACGACTTCCATCTCCTTGCACACAGTGTTGTCCGGGCTTCGCCCGAGCTTCTCCCCACAACCTTGTCCAAGGAGACATCAGATGTCCAATCGCCAAACCGGTACCGTCAAGTGGTTCAACGATGAGAAAGGCTACGGCTTCATCACCCCCCAGAGCGGTGACGACCTGTTCGTTCACTTCCGCGCTATCCAGGGTGACGGCTTCAAGAGCCTGAAGGAAGGCCAGCAGGTTTCCTTCGTTGCTACCCGCGGCCAGAAAGGCATGCAGGCCGAGGAAGTTCAGGTTATCTAACCTATCCTTCGGCTAGTAGAAAGCCCCGCTCATGCGGGGCTTTTTCGTTTCTGCCGCCATGCAGCATGGGCCGCCGTGCTTACCACGGCGGCACCGCCAGTCAGTCGTCCGACACCGTGATGTTGGGCATCGACTGCGCAATGATCTGACCGCTCTGGCTGATACGCGCGCCAACCGTACGAGCGACCTCCTGATAGATCATGGCGATCTGGCTTTCCGGATCGGCGATCACCGTCGGGCGCCCGGCGTCCGCCTGACTGCGGATCGCCATCGAGAGTGGCAGCGAGGCCAGCAGATCGACGTTGTACTGCGCCGCCAGCTTCTCGCCGCCCCCCTCACCGAACAGATGTTCGGCGTGTCCGCAGTTGGAACAGATGTGGATGGCCATGTTCTCCACCACACCAAGTACCGGGATGTTCACCTTGCGGAACATTTCCACACCTTTCTTCGCATCGAGCAATGCCAGATCCTGCGGTGTGGTTACGATGACAGCGCCGGTCACCGGCACCTTTTGCGCCAGCGTCAGCTGAATGTCGCCGGTGCCCGGGGGCATGTCGATGACCAGGTAGTCCAGATCGCGCCACGCGGTCTGGGTGATCAGTTGCAACAGCGCACCGGATACCATTGGTCCGCGCCAGACCACCGGGGTACGGTCGTCGGAGAGAAACGCCATCGACATCAGCTGCACGCCGTGGGCCTCGAGCGGCACGAAGAACTTCTCGTCACGCACCTGTGGGCGAGTGCCCTCGGCAATCCCGAACATGATGCCCACGCTAGGCCCATAGATATCGGCGTCCAGCACCCCAACCCGCGCGCCTTCACGCGCGAGCGCCAGCGCCAGGTTGGCCGCCGTGGTGGACTTGCCCACGCCGCCCTTGCCCGACGCCACCGCGATGATGTTCTTCACGCTCGCCAGTGCCGGCACCTGATCCAGGGCCTTGTGCGGCTTTACCACGCAATCGACCTGCACGTCGGCACGCGCCACCTCGTCGAGCCCCTCGATCGCCATGGCCAGCATCTGTGCCCAGCCACTGCGGAACAAGCCGGCGGCATAGCCCAGCTCGAGCTGGACGCAGACGCGATCGCCCTGGATCTCGATGGAGCGCACGCAGCCGGCGCTCACCGGATCCTGATTCAGATGGGGGTCGGTGTACTGACGCAATACGGATTCCACAGCTTCGCGGGTGACAGGCATGGGTACTCCAAGAAAGACCGAGCAAAACAGACAGGCATGTTACTCCCTGGACCGAAATCGGCCCACCGGCGCGCAATGCTGGTGGTTGGACTATCGACACGGCAAGGCGTGCGGATGAAAAAAACCGGCTGCAGCTTTATAG is part of the Stutzerimonas balearica DSM 6083 genome and harbors:
- the apbC gene encoding iron-sulfur cluster carrier protein ApbC — translated: MPVTREAVESVLRQYTDPHLNQDPVSAGCVRSIEIQGDRVCVQLELGYAAGLFRSGWAQMLAMAIEGLDEVARADVQVDCVVKPHKALDQVPALASVKNIIAVASGKGGVGKSTTAANLALALAREGARVGVLDADIYGPSVGIMFGIAEGTRPQVRDEKFFVPLEAHGVQLMSMAFLSDDRTPVVWRGPMVSGALLQLITQTAWRDLDYLVIDMPPGTGDIQLTLAQKVPVTGAVIVTTPQDLALLDAKKGVEMFRKVNIPVLGVVENMAIHICSNCGHAEHLFGEGGGEKLAAQYNVDLLASLPLSMAIRSQADAGRPTVIADPESQIAMIYQEVARTVGARISQSGQIIAQSMPNITVSDD
- a CDS encoding cold-shock protein, with protein sequence MSNRQTGTVKWFNDEKGYGFITPQSGDDLFVHFRAIQGDGFKSLKEGQQVSFVATRGQKGMQAEEVQVI
- the livG gene encoding high-affinity branched-chain amino acid ABC transporter ATP-binding protein LivG, encoding MSRPILEVRGLTMRFGGLLAVNNVALNVQEKQVVSMIGPNGAGKTTVFNCLTGFYQPTDGEILIEGEAIHGLPGHQIARKGVVRTFQNVRLFKDMTAVENLLVAQHRHLNTNFLAGLFKTPGFRHSERQAMDFARHWLERVDLVDVANRPAGTLAYGQQRRLEIARCMMTRPRILMLDEPAAGLNPKETEDLKALIGMLRQDHGVTVLLIEHDMKLVMSISDHIYVINQGTPLADGTPEQIRNNPDVIKAYLGEA
- the dcd gene encoding dCTP deaminase, producing MSIKSDKWIRRMAQEHGMIEPFVERQVRTEGSERLISYGVSSYGYDVRCADEFKVFTNIHSATVDPKHFDEKSFVDVKGPVCIIPPNSFALARTVEYFRIPRDVLTICLGKSTYARCGIIVNVTPLEPEWEGHVTLEFSNTTTLPAKIYANEGVAQMLFLQSDEACEVSYRDRGGKYQGQTGVTLPRA
- a CDS encoding ABC transporter ATP-binding protein produces the protein MLTFENVSTFYGKIQALHEVNVHVERGEIVTLIGANGAGKSTLLMTLCGSPQAASGSIRFEGEELVGQQSCDIMRKAIAVVPEGRRIFARLTVEENLAMGGFFTEKGAYQEQLHKVLELFPRLKERYQQRGGTMSGGEQQMLAIGRALMSKPKLLLLDEPSLGLAPIVIQQIFEIIEQLREDGVTVFLVEQNANQALKLADRGYVLENGHIVMQGSGHDLLTDPKVREAYLGA
- a CDS encoding high-affinity branched-chain amino acid ABC transporter permease LivM — protein: MTRNLRTAFFSALLVLAVAVPVFGLKLTTVGIKVEVHGADALTFWIIAACAVAMFFWQLVRTHLAAGWAASPNLPTIPAGAGSFLTLPSTQRWIIIGLVLLALAWPFYGSRGAVDIATLILIYVMLGLGLNIVVGLAGLLDLGYVGFYAVGAYTYALLSHYYGVGFWTALPLAGAMAALFGFLLGFPVLRLRGDYLAIVTLGFGEIIRILLRNMTDLTGGPNGISGIEKPTLFGLSFDRRAAEGMQTFHEYFGVAYNSVNKVIFLYLIALLLVLLTLFVINRLLRMPIGRAWEALREDEIACRALGMNPTVIKLSAFTLGATFAGFAGSFFAARQGLVSPESFTFIESAIILAIVVLGGMGSQLGVILAAIVMILLPELMREFSEYRMLMFGAMMVLMMIWRPQGLLPMQRPHLELKQ